Proteins encoded together in one Kutzneria kofuensis window:
- a CDS encoding LCP family protein — protein MPSKAAAEKPLARKPPAARRPSGNTVAKRAGMTALALVSTVVLVVTGYGYTTLDNLTSGLATDNVIKAEKPADGAVDVLLVGLDSRTDAHGNPLDPKLLAQLNAGGDEGELNTDTLILVHIPNDTSKPAALLSIPRDSYVDIPGGYGKHKINSAYPRAMNDEASELRNKGVTDQKQITQQSQSAGRKELIATIEQLTGASIDHYAEINLFGFSEITKSIGGVKVCLKQATKDSFSGANFPAGEQTISGVDALKFVRQRHELPGGDLDRIKRQQVFMAGLASTVLSGGTLTNPGKLAALINAIKNAVVLDQGWDLLGFATQLKGMTGGGLHFQTIPTGRPDLPTPNDGQAVEVDPAQVKAFVQQLTGITPSSAATPTSGSSSTGNGITVEVRNANGKSGLADSVMSALVAKGFVQGDTGNAAKRSKSVIRYPKGGAADAEKVSEALGGGYDTEQDDVDGIQPGHVRIFLSTAYDGPGAEGFTGPAAYALAPTGTSSAATSSDTITANGITCVN, from the coding sequence GTGCCTTCGAAGGCCGCCGCCGAGAAGCCGCTCGCGCGCAAGCCGCCGGCCGCGCGTCGCCCGTCCGGCAACACCGTCGCCAAGCGTGCCGGCATGACGGCGCTCGCGTTGGTGTCGACCGTGGTCTTAGTGGTCACCGGCTACGGCTACACGACCCTGGACAACCTGACCAGCGGCCTCGCCACCGACAACGTGATCAAGGCGGAGAAGCCCGCGGACGGCGCGGTCGACGTGCTGCTGGTCGGCCTGGACAGCCGGACCGACGCGCACGGCAACCCGCTGGACCCCAAGCTGCTGGCCCAGCTGAACGCCGGCGGCGACGAGGGCGAGCTGAACACCGACACGCTGATCCTGGTGCACATCCCCAACGACACCAGCAAGCCGGCCGCGCTGCTGTCCATCCCGCGCGACTCCTACGTCGACATCCCCGGCGGCTACGGCAAACACAAGATCAACTCGGCTTACCCGCGGGCGATGAACGACGAGGCGTCCGAGCTGCGCAACAAGGGCGTCACCGATCAGAAGCAGATCACCCAGCAGTCCCAGTCCGCCGGGCGCAAGGAGCTGATCGCCACCATCGAACAGCTCACCGGGGCCAGCATCGACCACTACGCCGAGATCAACCTGTTCGGGTTCAGCGAGATCACCAAGTCCATCGGCGGCGTGAAGGTGTGCCTGAAGCAGGCGACCAAGGACAGCTTCTCCGGCGCCAACTTCCCGGCCGGTGAGCAGACCATCTCCGGTGTGGACGCGCTGAAGTTCGTGCGGCAGCGGCACGAGCTGCCGGGCGGCGACCTGGACCGGATCAAGCGGCAGCAGGTGTTCATGGCCGGCCTGGCCAGCACCGTGCTGTCCGGCGGCACGCTGACCAACCCGGGCAAGCTGGCCGCCCTGATCAACGCCATCAAGAACGCCGTCGTGCTCGACCAGGGCTGGGACCTGCTCGGTTTCGCCACCCAGCTCAAGGGCATGACCGGGGGCGGCCTGCATTTCCAGACGATTCCGACCGGCCGGCCCGACCTGCCCACGCCCAACGACGGCCAGGCCGTCGAGGTGGATCCCGCGCAGGTCAAGGCGTTCGTGCAGCAGCTGACCGGGATCACGCCCAGCAGCGCTGCGACCCCGACGAGCGGCTCGTCGTCGACCGGCAACGGCATCACCGTCGAGGTGCGCAACGCCAACGGCAAGTCCGGCCTGGCCGACAGCGTGATGTCCGCGCTGGTGGCCAAGGGATTCGTGCAGGGCGACACCGGCAACGCGGCCAAGCGGTCCAAGTCGGTCATCCGCTACCCGAAGGGCGGCGCCGCCGACGCCGAGAAGGTGTCCGAGGCGCTCGGCGGCGGGTACGACACCGAGCAGGACGACGTCGACGGCATCCAGCCCGGCCACGTGCGGATCTTCCTGTCCACGGCCTACGACGGCCCCGGAGCGGAGGGCTTCACCGGCCCCGCGGCCTACGCGCTGGCCCCCACCGGAACCAGTTCCGCCGCCACCAGCAGCGACACGATCACCGCCAACGGCATCACCTGCGTGAACTGA
- a CDS encoding alpha/beta hydrolase, with protein MKSTLALVVALLASLVGAAPASAGTPASEPRPAASDKVFTHVCEQQPRYECGTITVPLDYSRPSGPKLTIAVSRFKATGSARQGVILYNPGGPGGSGLFTAGAVPASVRAAYDFIGFDPRGVGKSSPISCVDPSFFATPGADPNPRSEADKVPFVKRAKSYADGCAARSGAELPYINSLNTARDVDEIRKALGESKITYYGVSYGTYLGTVYGQLFPDRVRRMMLDSTINADPAAVWYQDNLDQDLAFQKRSEIWFDWIGRYDGVFHLGVGRDAVYANYLKARSALAAKAAGPVGPLELDAVVVNSAYYDINWVSNARAFSNFVVKGDATALISYTRDNNPATADGENSNAVYTAVECNDARWPRSWSVWNRDNTAVAQRAPIETWANAWMNLPCAFWSLPQPSALRITGQGLPPILMLQGTLDAATPYQGALRTHQLLPSSRMIIEDGGGSHGVYNAPWVHNTCVDNYATAYLLTGAIPAADVTCAGHSLPDPGAPSTSRSLPRR; from the coding sequence GTGAAATCGACCTTGGCGCTGGTCGTTGCCCTGTTGGCGTCGTTGGTCGGGGCCGCGCCGGCCTCGGCCGGCACCCCGGCTTCGGAGCCCCGGCCGGCCGCGTCCGACAAGGTGTTCACACATGTCTGCGAGCAGCAGCCGCGCTACGAGTGCGGCACCATCACGGTGCCGCTCGACTACTCGCGGCCGTCCGGTCCGAAGTTGACCATCGCGGTCTCCAGGTTCAAGGCCACTGGCAGTGCGCGCCAGGGCGTGATCCTCTACAACCCCGGTGGTCCCGGCGGCAGCGGCCTGTTCACCGCCGGGGCGGTGCCGGCCAGCGTGCGCGCGGCGTACGACTTCATCGGCTTCGATCCGCGCGGGGTCGGGAAGAGCAGCCCGATCAGCTGCGTCGACCCGTCCTTCTTCGCCACCCCCGGCGCGGACCCGAACCCGAGGTCCGAGGCCGACAAGGTGCCGTTCGTCAAGCGGGCCAAGTCCTATGCGGACGGTTGCGCCGCCCGGTCCGGCGCCGAGCTGCCGTACATCAACTCGCTCAACACCGCGCGGGACGTCGACGAGATCCGCAAGGCGCTCGGCGAATCCAAGATCACCTACTACGGCGTCTCGTACGGGACCTATCTCGGCACCGTGTACGGGCAGCTGTTCCCGGACCGCGTGCGGCGGATGATGTTGGACAGCACCATCAACGCCGACCCGGCCGCCGTCTGGTACCAGGACAACCTCGACCAGGACCTGGCCTTCCAGAAGCGGTCCGAGATCTGGTTCGACTGGATCGGCCGCTACGACGGCGTTTTCCACCTCGGGGTCGGCCGTGACGCCGTGTACGCCAACTACCTCAAGGCCCGGTCCGCGCTCGCCGCCAAGGCCGCCGGGCCGGTCGGCCCGCTGGAACTGGACGCCGTTGTCGTGAACTCCGCGTACTACGACATCAACTGGGTCAGCAATGCCCGTGCCTTCAGCAACTTCGTGGTGAAGGGTGACGCCACCGCGCTGATTTCGTACACGCGGGACAACAACCCCGCCACCGCCGACGGCGAGAACAGCAACGCCGTCTACACCGCCGTCGAGTGCAACGACGCTCGGTGGCCGCGAAGCTGGTCGGTCTGGAACCGCGACAACACGGCTGTGGCGCAGCGGGCTCCCATCGAGACCTGGGCCAACGCCTGGATGAATCTGCCGTGCGCCTTCTGGTCGTTGCCGCAGCCGTCCGCGCTGCGGATCACCGGTCAGGGCCTGCCGCCGATTCTGATGCTCCAGGGCACCCTCGACGCCGCCACGCCGTACCAGGGCGCGCTGCGCACCCACCAGCTCCTGCCCAGCTCCCGGATGATCATCGAGGACGGCGGCGGCTCGCACGGCGTCTACAACGCGCCGTGGGTGCACAACACCTGCGTCGACAACTACGCCACGGCCTATCTGCTCACCGGCGCCATCCCCGCCGCCGACGTGACCTGTGCCGGGCACTCGCTGCCCGACCCCGGAGCCCCGTCGACATCCCGGTCGCTGCCCCGACGCTGA
- a CDS encoding flavin reductase family protein gives MSGAVDQFVSRLDYPVFVVTTVDRTGDERDGCVVGFLTQCSIDPLRFLVCLSVRNRTYRVARQAELLAVHLVGEEQRDLVELFGGTTGDEIDKFERCEWSPGPGGVPLLDAASGWLVGTILDRFELGDHVGFLLSPTAGHVTDGQPPLMFSAVRDLEPGHSP, from the coding sequence GTGAGTGGGGCGGTCGACCAGTTCGTGTCCAGGCTGGACTATCCGGTGTTCGTCGTGACGACAGTCGACCGGACCGGCGACGAGCGGGACGGGTGCGTGGTCGGGTTTCTCACCCAGTGCAGCATCGATCCGCTCCGGTTCCTGGTCTGCCTGTCGGTCCGCAACCGCACGTACCGGGTGGCCCGGCAGGCCGAGCTGCTGGCCGTGCACCTCGTCGGCGAGGAGCAGCGCGACCTGGTCGAGTTGTTCGGCGGCACGACCGGGGACGAGATCGACAAGTTCGAGCGGTGCGAATGGAGTCCGGGTCCGGGCGGCGTGCCGCTGTTGGACGCGGCGTCCGGCTGGCTCGTCGGCACGATCCTGGACCGGTTCGAACTCGGGGACCACGTCGGTTTCCTGCTCTCGCCGACCGCGGGCCACGTCACGGACGGCCAGCCGCCGCTGATGTTCTCCGCGGTGCGCGACCTCGAGCCCGGCCATTCCCCCTAG
- a CDS encoding AraC-like ligand-binding domain-containing protein, translating to MERNERLEAMQEAASAAFAPLRLTTDEYDFDGGIRYATAGGLLVADITGNAGGVWRPQRLITSTDSELYKFSLHLSGSCMLGQDGRHTAVNPGDLVVYDTTRPYGLVYGTAYRTVVVGVPRERLAGQASALRQAIARPARTDSGLRRVVAGMLNGLAEDLDGTVTEGGTQLADALLSLLGKVFTGDARLMDPRTSMRERVLAYCEANLGDPDLSVETIAQAHGISARYLHKLFAGTGTTIAALIRTRRLQRIRDDLTDPGQATVPVAVIAARWGVLDPTHVSRLFRAAYGMSPAGYRRQLLR from the coding sequence GTGGAGCGCAACGAGCGCCTGGAAGCCATGCAGGAGGCCGCATCGGCGGCCTTCGCGCCGCTGCGGCTGACGACCGACGAGTACGACTTCGACGGCGGCATCCGGTACGCGACGGCGGGCGGGCTGCTGGTGGCCGACATCACCGGGAACGCGGGCGGGGTCTGGCGGCCGCAGCGGCTGATCACGTCCACCGACAGCGAGCTGTACAAGTTCTCCCTGCACCTGAGCGGATCCTGCATGCTGGGCCAGGACGGCCGGCACACGGCGGTGAATCCGGGTGATCTTGTCGTCTACGACACGACCAGGCCCTACGGCTTGGTCTACGGAACCGCCTACCGCACGGTGGTTGTCGGCGTGCCTCGCGAGAGGTTGGCCGGCCAGGCATCGGCGTTGCGGCAGGCGATCGCGCGGCCGGCGCGCACGGACAGCGGCCTGCGGCGGGTCGTCGCCGGCATGTTGAACGGCCTGGCGGAAGACCTGGACGGGACCGTCACCGAGGGCGGCACGCAGCTGGCCGATGCGCTGCTTTCCCTGCTGGGAAAGGTTTTCACCGGCGACGCCCGGCTGATGGATCCCCGAACGTCGATGCGGGAACGGGTTCTGGCCTACTGCGAGGCCAACCTGGGCGACCCGGACCTGTCCGTGGAGACGATCGCCCAGGCGCACGGGATTTCGGCGCGGTACCTGCACAAGCTCTTCGCCGGCACCGGCACGACCATCGCCGCGCTGATCAGAACCCGCCGCCTGCAACGGATCCGCGACGACCTGACCGACCCGGGCCAGGCGACGGTGCCGGTGGCGGTGATAGCGGCGCGTTGGGGCGTGCTGGATCCGACGCACGTGAGCCGCCTGTTCCGGGCGGCGTACGGCATGTCGCCGGCCGGCTACCGGCGTCAGCTGCTCCGCTGA
- the rarD gene encoding EamA family transporter RarD yields MVASQSTQVENPAAPDRAREGLWLAIAAYGMWGLFPLYFPLLEPAGAVEILAHRIAWSLIVLGVVLLIRRRWAWVGQLLRQPRRLGMLAVAAVMIAINWGTYIYGVNAGDVVETSLGYFINPLLTIALGVVVLHERLGTAQWVAVGIGVLAVAVLTVGYGRPPWIALILAVAFAIYGFIKKRVNLPAVEALAAETAVLFVPATVYLVVLEVIGVGTFLGHGTGHSLMLAGAGLITVVPLVCFGASATRLRLSTLGLVQYLAPVFQFLVGILVDHEQMNATRWIGFGLVWLALAVLVADAGRRLYDSSRTNVR; encoded by the coding sequence GTGGTCGCTTCCCAGTCAACCCAGGTCGAAAACCCTGCCGCCCCCGACCGGGCCCGGGAGGGCCTGTGGCTCGCGATCGCCGCCTACGGCATGTGGGGGCTGTTCCCGCTCTACTTCCCGCTGCTGGAACCGGCCGGCGCCGTGGAGATCCTGGCCCACCGCATCGCGTGGTCGCTGATCGTGCTGGGCGTGGTGCTGCTGATCCGCCGGCGCTGGGCCTGGGTCGGCCAGCTGCTGCGCCAGCCCCGCCGGCTGGGCATGCTGGCGGTGGCCGCGGTGATGATCGCGATCAACTGGGGCACCTACATCTACGGCGTGAACGCGGGCGACGTGGTGGAGACCTCGCTCGGCTACTTCATCAACCCGCTGCTGACGATCGCGCTGGGCGTGGTGGTGCTGCACGAGCGACTGGGCACGGCGCAGTGGGTCGCGGTCGGCATCGGCGTGCTCGCGGTCGCGGTGCTCACGGTCGGTTACGGCCGGCCGCCGTGGATCGCACTGATCCTGGCCGTCGCGTTCGCCATCTACGGTTTCATCAAGAAGCGGGTCAACCTGCCCGCCGTCGAGGCGCTGGCGGCGGAGACGGCCGTGCTGTTCGTGCCGGCGACGGTGTATCTGGTCGTGCTGGAGGTGATCGGGGTCGGCACCTTCCTCGGCCACGGCACCGGCCACTCGCTGATGCTGGCCGGCGCGGGCCTGATCACGGTGGTGCCGCTGGTGTGTTTCGGTGCGTCGGCGACCCGGTTACGCCTGTCGACGCTCGGCCTGGTGCAGTACCTGGCCCCGGTGTTCCAGTTCCTGGTCGGCATCCTCGTCGACCACGAGCAGATGAACGCCACCCGCTGGATCGGGTTCGGCCTGGTCTGGCTGGCTTTGGCGGTCCTCGTGGCGGACGCCGGTCGACGGTTGTACGATTCCAGTCGTACCAATGTGCGATGA
- a CDS encoding LLM class F420-dependent oxidoreductase, protein MELGRVGIWNRTVAMDEPRSREAAAELEELGYGAVWIGGSPPVSMAENVLAATERLVVATSILNIWQHEPADVAAQADAANAKFNDRFLLGLGVSHGPMVPNYAKPLATMREFLAGLDAAGHPKEKRLLAALGPKMLELSAREANGAVPYLVTPEHTVRARGILGAGPLLVPELKVVLTNDPAKGREIARDHLQIYLRLPNYLNSLRTLGFDDTDFADGGSDKLVDGTVAVGDEDVVAEWLRRHLDAGADHVAIQVLNDPLPVAEWRSLSGLTQGRF, encoded by the coding sequence GTGGAACTGGGCCGGGTAGGCATCTGGAACCGGACCGTCGCGATGGACGAGCCGAGGTCCCGCGAGGCCGCCGCCGAGCTGGAGGAGCTCGGCTACGGCGCGGTGTGGATCGGCGGCAGCCCGCCGGTGTCGATGGCGGAGAACGTGCTCGCCGCGACCGAGCGGCTCGTCGTGGCCACGTCCATCCTCAACATCTGGCAGCACGAGCCCGCCGACGTCGCCGCGCAGGCCGACGCTGCCAACGCAAAGTTCAACGACCGCTTCCTGCTGGGCCTCGGTGTGAGTCACGGTCCGATGGTGCCGAACTACGCGAAGCCGCTGGCGACGATGCGTGAGTTCTTGGCCGGCCTGGACGCGGCCGGTCACCCCAAGGAGAAGCGCCTGCTCGCGGCGCTCGGGCCGAAGATGCTGGAGCTGTCGGCCCGCGAGGCCAACGGCGCCGTTCCGTACCTGGTCACGCCAGAGCACACCGTTCGGGCCCGGGGCATTCTCGGCGCCGGCCCGCTGCTGGTGCCGGAGCTGAAGGTCGTGCTGACCAACGACCCGGCCAAGGGTCGCGAGATCGCCCGGGACCACCTGCAGATCTACCTGCGGCTGCCGAACTACCTGAACAGCCTGCGCACGCTCGGCTTCGACGACACCGACTTCGCCGACGGCGGCAGCGACAAGCTGGTGGACGGGACCGTGGCCGTCGGCGACGAGGACGTCGTCGCCGAGTGGCTGCGGCGGCACCTCGACGCGGGCGCCGACCACGTGGCCATCCAGGTGCTCAACGACCCGCTGCCGGTGGCCGAGTGGCGCTCGCTCTCCGGGTTGACTCAGGGGCGTTTCTGA
- the mtnA gene encoding S-methyl-5-thioribose-1-phosphate isomerase — protein sequence MERTLAWDGAAVVAVDQCALPHERTVLRLTTPDEVIDAIKRLAIRGAPAIGVAGALAVALSAQLSDDDEQAVREDAERIANARPTAVNLSWAVRRVLTKLPGGARAVLDEALAMLEEDERTNRAMAARAADAVLGLTSRRPLRILTHCNTGALATVAVGTALGGIKELAERGLVEEVLAGETRPLLQGARLTAWELTQAGIPFRLCVDSAGPAAIAAGLVDVVMVGADRITANGDVANKVGTYSLAVAAHRSGIPFVVVAPESTVDESIADGSQIAIEQRHADEVTAFHGHRVALPETPVFNPAFDVTPNDLVTAIVTEDRVWPQRPAGQLAEVARGLYQRGWLDGTAGNLSVRIGDQALITASGRSKGELTNADVVLVEAETGAWISGDKPSAETSIHAAIYKAFPDCGAVVHAHPPYATAVAARAMAAGQDSVRFTDFEIIKGFGVADPSSLDVPVFTNWSDVPRIAAEVGERVNGSVPVLLIGHHGVTAWGPTLEVARNRVECIEALCRLHLLTN from the coding sequence TTGGAGCGGACACTGGCCTGGGACGGGGCCGCCGTTGTGGCCGTGGACCAGTGCGCGTTGCCGCACGAGCGGACCGTGCTACGCCTGACGACACCCGACGAGGTCATCGACGCCATCAAGCGGCTGGCCATCCGCGGCGCGCCCGCGATCGGTGTGGCCGGCGCGCTCGCGGTGGCGCTGTCGGCGCAGCTCAGCGACGACGACGAGCAGGCCGTGCGGGAGGATGCCGAGCGCATCGCCAACGCCCGCCCGACCGCGGTCAACCTGAGCTGGGCCGTGCGCAGGGTCTTGACGAAACTCCCCGGCGGCGCGCGGGCCGTGCTGGACGAGGCGCTGGCGATGTTGGAGGAGGACGAGCGGACCAATCGTGCGATGGCGGCCCGCGCCGCCGACGCCGTGCTCGGCCTCACGAGCCGCCGGCCGCTGCGGATCCTGACCCACTGCAACACCGGCGCGCTGGCGACCGTCGCGGTCGGCACGGCGCTGGGCGGCATCAAGGAACTGGCCGAGCGCGGCCTGGTCGAGGAGGTGCTCGCCGGCGAGACGCGGCCGCTGCTGCAGGGCGCGCGGCTGACGGCGTGGGAGCTGACCCAGGCCGGCATCCCGTTCCGGCTGTGCGTGGACTCCGCCGGCCCGGCCGCGATCGCCGCCGGCCTGGTCGACGTGGTGATGGTCGGCGCCGACCGGATCACCGCCAACGGCGACGTGGCCAACAAGGTCGGCACCTACTCGCTGGCCGTCGCGGCGCACCGCAGCGGGATCCCGTTCGTCGTCGTCGCACCAGAGTCCACTGTGGACGAGTCCATTGCGGACGGTTCGCAGATCGCCATCGAGCAGCGGCACGCCGACGAGGTGACCGCCTTCCACGGGCACCGGGTGGCGCTGCCGGAGACGCCGGTGTTCAACCCGGCCTTCGACGTCACGCCGAACGACCTCGTGACGGCGATCGTCACCGAGGACCGGGTGTGGCCGCAGCGGCCGGCCGGGCAGCTCGCCGAGGTCGCTCGGGGGCTCTACCAGCGCGGTTGGCTGGACGGCACCGCCGGCAACCTGTCCGTGCGCATCGGGGACCAGGCGCTGATCACCGCCAGCGGGCGGAGCAAGGGCGAGCTGACCAACGCCGACGTGGTGCTGGTCGAGGCCGAGACCGGGGCGTGGATCTCCGGCGACAAGCCATCCGCCGAGACGTCCATCCACGCCGCGATCTACAAGGCGTTCCCCGACTGCGGCGCGGTCGTGCACGCCCACCCGCCGTACGCCACGGCGGTCGCCGCCCGGGCGATGGCCGCCGGCCAGGACTCCGTGCGGTTCACCGACTTCGAGATCATCAAGGGCTTCGGCGTGGCCGACCCGAGCTCGCTGGACGTGCCGGTGTTCACCAACTGGTCGGACGTGCCGCGCATCGCCGCCGAGGTGGGTGAGCGGGTGAACGGATCGGTGCCCGTTCTGCTCATCGGGCACCACGGCGTCACCGCGTGGGGTCCTACGCTGGAGGTCGCCCGCAACCGGGTGGAGTGCATCGAGGCCCTCTGCCGGCTGCACCTGCTCACGAACTAG
- a CDS encoding 1,2-dihydroxy-3-keto-5-methylthiopentene dioxygenase has protein sequence MTLLQVMPDSNRDEVLLRTTDLATIAAELAPFNITLEQWDTVELPDTAGQEEVLEAYRADVEKVSKEGDYRLVDVVRMKPDANDPEWPAKAKGAREKFLNEHTHDEDEVRFFVEGKGCFYLHLDGKVYAVVCERGDLMSVPAGTTHWFDMGSEPEFCAIRFFQEEDGWVAGFTGDGISSRMPTLDELV, from the coding sequence ATGACGCTGTTGCAGGTCATGCCCGACAGCAACCGTGACGAGGTGTTGCTGCGCACCACCGACCTCGCGACCATCGCCGCCGAGCTGGCGCCGTTCAACATCACGCTGGAGCAGTGGGACACCGTCGAGCTGCCCGACACCGCGGGCCAGGAGGAAGTGCTCGAGGCGTACCGGGCGGACGTGGAGAAGGTGTCCAAGGAGGGCGACTACCGGCTCGTCGACGTCGTCCGGATGAAGCCGGACGCCAACGACCCGGAATGGCCCGCGAAGGCCAAGGGCGCGCGCGAGAAGTTCCTCAACGAGCACACCCACGACGAGGACGAGGTCCGGTTCTTCGTCGAGGGCAAGGGCTGCTTCTACCTGCACCTCGACGGCAAGGTGTACGCCGTGGTGTGCGAGCGCGGCGACCTGATGTCGGTGCCGGCCGGCACCACGCACTGGTTCGACATGGGCTCCGAGCCGGAGTTCTGCGCGATCCGGTTCTTCCAGGAGGAGGACGGCTGGGTCGCCGGCTTCACGGGGGACGGCATCTCGTCCCGGATGCCGACGCTGGACGAACTGGTGTGA
- the mtnC gene encoding acireductone synthase: MIVTDIEGTTSSISHVHDVLFPYSRARIPEWVRRPEAAAVVREVAADPDEAAAILIGWIDQDVKATPLKTLQGLIWAEGYASGELTAHVYDDVPPVLRRWSSDGVPVYVYSSGSELAQRLWFRHTQHGDLLGHFAGHFDTVSAGPKREVGSYQAIAKSIGADPAELTFLSDVAAELDAAEQAGWHTVGVSRPADGSPDVGRHRRITSFAELL; encoded by the coding sequence GTGATCGTCACCGACATCGAGGGCACCACCAGCTCGATCTCGCACGTGCACGACGTGCTGTTCCCGTACTCGCGGGCGCGCATCCCGGAGTGGGTGCGCCGCCCCGAGGCGGCGGCCGTGGTGCGTGAGGTGGCGGCCGACCCGGACGAGGCGGCGGCGATCCTGATCGGCTGGATCGACCAGGACGTCAAGGCCACGCCGCTGAAGACGTTGCAGGGGCTGATCTGGGCCGAGGGCTACGCCTCCGGCGAGCTCACCGCGCACGTGTACGACGACGTGCCGCCGGTGCTTCGACGGTGGTCTTCCGACGGCGTGCCGGTGTACGTGTACTCGTCGGGCTCGGAGCTGGCCCAGCGGCTGTGGTTCCGGCACACCCAGCACGGCGACCTGCTGGGGCACTTCGCCGGGCACTTCGACACCGTGTCCGCCGGCCCGAAACGTGAAGTCGGTTCGTACCAGGCGATCGCGAAGTCGATCGGGGCGGACCCGGCGGAGTTGACGTTCCTGTCCGACGTCGCCGCCGAGCTCGACGCCGCCGAGCAGGCCGGCTGGCACACGGTCGGCGTCTCACGGCCGGCCGACGGCTCCCCGGACGTCGGCCGGCATCGCCGGATCACCAGCTTCGCCGAACTGCTCTGA